From the Lolium rigidum isolate FL_2022 chromosome 2, APGP_CSIRO_Lrig_0.1, whole genome shotgun sequence genome, one window contains:
- the LOC124691533 gene encoding phytochrome-interacting ankyrin-repeat protein 2-like, translating to MVQFRSSLSMARVRAAGDDADDRGWNQLHVAARKGNLKEVRRLLKEGMDVNAPAWGPKSPGATPLHLAAQGGHVKVMDELLERGANIDARTKGACGWTPLHIAAKERNKRVVRFLIENGAFLPPDLNDHRFNPPLHYCSGLEWAYEMKRMQDESDSSGDASFSSEN from the exons ATGGTGCAGTTTCGCAGCTCCCTCAGCATGGCCCGGGTGCgggccgccggcgacgacgccgacgaccgcGGCTGGAACCAGCTCCACGTCGCCGCACGCAAGGGCAACCTCAAGGAG GTGAGACGTCTCCTGAAAGAAGGGATGGATGTCAATGCTCCCGCATGGGGACCAAAGTCCCCTGGTGCTACTCCGCTGCACCTTGCCGCGCAGGGCGGGCATGTCAAAGTCATGGATGAACTACTGGAGCGCGGCGCTAATATCGATGCTCGCACAAAAGGAGCTTGTGGCT GGACTCCTCTCCACATTGCTGCCAAGGAAAGGAACAAGAGGGTGGTCAGGTTCCTGATTGAGAATGGCGCATTCCTGCCCCCTGACCTGAACGACCACAGGTTCAACCCTCCCCTCCACTACTGCTCTGGGCTAGAGTGGGCCTACGAGATGAAGCGCATGCAGGACGAGAGCGACTCTAGCGGCGATGCTTCCTTCAGCTCGGAGAACTAG